Below is a genomic region from Miscanthus floridulus cultivar M001 chromosome 1, ASM1932011v1, whole genome shotgun sequence.
ggccatGGCGGGCACGGCGGTGGAGGCCATGGCGGGCACGGTGGCGGCGGCAAGACGGAGAAGAAGCACGTCAAGTTCGACGACATGGACCTGGACATGGACGACGACGACTTCGACCTGGACGACATGGACGAGCCGGCCGGGCGCCACGCGCACAGCGGGcacgggagcggcggcggcaagcCGAAGATCATCATGACCAACACCCCCATCGCGGCGCGGCTGGAGGCACCCCACACCGGCCCGGCGATGTCGATGGCCGCGGCGGCGCCCGTGAGGATGCCGATGACGGCGATGGGGCCAATGCCACAGCAGCAGGTTCAGCACGCGCAGGGCATGGGCGTGCCGTCCATCTGGCCAGCCGCCCCCGAGTGGGGCTACAGCACGCAGCCGTACGGCAGCTACAGCGGCCCGCCTGCCGGAGGGTACTACGGCGGCGGCGGGCCCGCCGGGCACTGGCCGGGGGCGTACGGCCGGAACCCGTACGCGCAGCAGCAGTACTACGAGGAAGAACCCAGCGCTGCGTGCAgcgtcatgtgatgtcatctccGCTCCGCGACATCGACCGTGTCATGCGCTGCTCGTGTCCACTGTAAAattgtgcgtgcgtgcgtgtgtgtgtgtgtgtgtgtgtgtgtgtatatatatatatatatatatatatatatatatatatatatatatatatatatatatatatatatatatatatatatatatatgtcaggaaacggtggggcgggggctcgagcccccctaccAGAGCAGTGGAACCCATGAATTTTTAgataaagttctatagtgtaggggttGAGAGACTTATCGAGCATCAGTGTTGTTTAGTGTCCCTAA
It encodes:
- the LOC136495550 gene encoding heavy metal-associated isoprenylated plant protein 34-like, with protein sequence MSTVVMRVDLECEKCYKKIRKVLCKVQDKVSIRTISYDEKNNTVTVSGPFDAEEVADRLTSDAGKVITDIHVVGGLGGFGLGGGGGGGKQKHGAAAATPGKAPKPGKANGNGQGQGQGQGHGHGGHGGGGGHGGHGGGGHGGHGGGGKTEKKHVKFDDMDLDMDDDDFDLDDMDEPAGRHAHSGHGSGGGKPKIIMTNTPIAARLEAPHTGPAMSMAAAAPVRMPMTAMGPMPQQQVQHAQGMGVPSIWPAAPEWGYSTQPYGSYSGPPAGGYYGGGGPAGHWPGAYGRNPYAQQQYYEEEPSAACSVM